In Hwangdonia lutea, a single window of DNA contains:
- a CDS encoding response regulator transcription factor, translating to MTKPTTILLAEDEPALGQIIKESLETRNFNVLLCENGEKAFEVYKNESPELLVLDVMMPKKDGFTLAKDIRTVDDTIPIIFLTAKSQTQDVVEGFTIGGNDYLKKPFSIEELIVRINNLLQRTKLQKTTELLTVGHYSFNFPKQLLQFKDEESVQLTHREAHLLFHLIKNKNAVLNRSVILNKLWGNDDFFSARSMDVFISKLRKKLNKDTNIQILNVRGFGYKLIC from the coding sequence ATGACTAAGCCCACAACCATACTTTTAGCAGAAGATGAGCCAGCTTTAGGGCAAATCATTAAAGAAAGTTTAGAAACCCGAAACTTTAATGTGCTGCTCTGTGAAAATGGCGAAAAGGCTTTCGAAGTTTATAAAAACGAAAGTCCGGAGTTGTTGGTTTTGGATGTGATGATGCCAAAAAAAGATGGATTCACATTAGCCAAAGATATTAGAACCGTTGATGACACTATCCCCATTATTTTTTTAACCGCTAAATCGCAAACCCAAGATGTGGTGGAAGGCTTTACCATTGGCGGAAACGACTATTTAAAAAAGCCGTTTAGTATAGAAGAATTAATTGTTAGAATTAATAATTTATTGCAAAGAACCAAGCTTCAAAAAACAACGGAATTATTAACTGTTGGCCATTATTCGTTTAATTTCCCCAAACAATTGCTTCAATTTAAGGACGAAGAATCGGTGCAATTAACACATCGCGAAGCGCATCTATTATTTCATTTAATTAAAAATAAAAATGCGGTTTTAAATCGGTCAGTCATTCTAAATAAACTTTGGGGAAATGATGATTTTTTCTCGGCACGAAGTATGGATGTTTTTATTTCCAAGCTTCGTAAAAAGCTAAATAAAGACACCAATATTCAAATTTTAAATGTTCGCGGATTTGGATATAAACTAATTTGCTGA
- a CDS encoding sensor histidine kinase encodes MNEKKYKWILYLIVTTILLTIAVQYYWNYKNYLQNKQNFINQVQVGFDNALDTYYADLAEANQMTFIDIETDSLNFKNQLNRLQNDSIFRKIQEDYKGNLDKEIAGFTQINGSDSGFTFSKSENHIKQIKVIKGKKAADSLKLVKGITSIFISIQNDTLDFKKLNPIIKNEFERKQLNIDFALTHFKNDSVFSSFNTAIENPDYLKTKSKSTFLKQNESLEIAYPNATKIILKRSALSILISTILVLAVISCLLYLLKIIKNQKQLAEVKNDLISNITHEFKTPIATIGVAIESIKNFNVIDDKERTKTYLDMSDNQLSKLNIMVEKLLETATLDSDSLTLEKDSFNIADILQTIVEKHKIQTEKSIHFKTISNKIIANIDGFHFENAINNILDNAIKYGGNTINIHLSQDNTAFTVSISDDGNALTKANKDKIFEKFYRVPKGNTHDVKGFGIGLYYAKKIAEKHGGSINLHLENNQTTFKITFPND; translated from the coding sequence ATGAACGAGAAGAAATATAAATGGATTTTATATTTAATTGTAACCACAATTTTGTTAACCATAGCGGTGCAATACTATTGGAATTACAAAAATTATTTACAGAACAAACAGAACTTTATAAATCAAGTTCAGGTTGGTTTTGACAATGCTTTAGACACCTATTACGCCGATCTTGCCGAAGCTAACCAAATGACTTTTATAGACATTGAAACCGATAGCTTGAATTTTAAAAACCAATTAAATCGTTTACAAAACGATTCAATTTTTAGAAAAATACAGGAGGATTATAAAGGCAACCTAGATAAAGAAATTGCGGGTTTTACACAAATAAACGGTTCCGATAGCGGTTTTACTTTTTCGAAAAGTGAAAATCATATCAAACAAATAAAAGTTATAAAAGGCAAAAAAGCCGCCGATAGCTTAAAACTTGTAAAAGGCATTACCTCTATTTTTATATCCATCCAAAACGATACTTTAGATTTTAAAAAGCTAAATCCCATTATAAAAAATGAGTTTGAAAGAAAACAGTTAAACATCGATTTTGCCTTAACACACTTTAAAAACGATAGTGTATTTAGCTCCTTTAATACTGCAATTGAAAACCCCGATTATTTAAAAACAAAATCTAAATCCACCTTTTTAAAACAAAATGAAAGTTTGGAAATTGCTTATCCGAATGCCACAAAAATCATATTAAAAAGAAGTGCACTTAGTATATTAATTTCCACAATTCTTGTATTGGCCGTTATTAGCTGTTTACTGTATCTTTTAAAAATCATTAAAAACCAAAAGCAGTTGGCCGAAGTAAAAAACGATTTAATCAGCAATATAACCCACGAGTTTAAAACCCCAATTGCCACTATTGGTGTGGCTATTGAAAGCATTAAAAATTTTAATGTTATTGATGATAAAGAGAGGACAAAAACCTATTTGGACATGTCTGACAACCAACTATCCAAACTCAATATAATGGTTGAAAAATTACTAGAAACCGCAACTTTGGACAGCGACAGTTTAACGCTTGAAAAAGACAGTTTCAACATTGCAGATATCTTACAGACTATAGTTGAAAAACATAAAATTCAAACCGAAAAATCAATCCATTTTAAAACAATTTCAAATAAAATAATTGCAAATATTGACGGGTTTCATTTTGAAAATGCCATAAATAATATTTTAGACAATGCTATAAAATATGGCGGGAACACGATTAACATTCATTTATCTCAAGACAACACTGCGTTTACGGTATCAATTTCAGATGATGGAAATGCGTTAACAAAAGCAAATAAAGATAAGATTTTCGAGAAGTTTTATCGCGTGCCAAAAGGCAACACCCACGATGTAAAAGGCTTTGGCATTGGCTTGTATTACGCCAAAAAAATTGCGGAAAAACACGGTGGCAGCATTAATTTACATTTAGAAAACAACCAAACCACTTTTAAAATAACTTTCCCAAATGACTAA